The following proteins come from a genomic window of Caloramator mitchellensis:
- the purD gene encoding phosphoribosylamine--glycine ligase: protein MKVLIIGSGGREHAIAWKIAQSSLVEEIFVSPGNGGTAKEAKCQNIDLKGIDEYVTFVKENKIDVTVIGPEAPLVEGIVDEFKKNNLKIFGPSKTAANLEGSKIYAKEFMKRHNIRTAEYEIFYEVERALEYIKNATYPCVIKADGLAQGKGVVICNSFEEAKDTLEKFMVEDIFKGSGKRIVIEEFLEGVEASILSITDGKTIIPFISAKDHKRIFDKDMGPNTGGMGVVAPNPYVTEDILEDFRKNIMIPTIDGIKKDGLDYCGIIFFGIMITKRGAYLLEYNVRMGDPETQAVLPLMKSDFFEIIFKAIDGKLEDVEIEWEKGFACNIVAASKGYPGEIEKGFEIRIGDVENKVFIAGAKLEGENLITTGGRVLSVTAIGETLEKARAKAYADMKKIYFEGMQFRGDI from the coding sequence ATGAAGGTTTTAATCATTGGTTCAGGTGGAAGAGAACATGCAATTGCTTGGAAAATAGCACAGAGCTCTCTTGTTGAAGAAATTTTTGTTTCACCAGGAAATGGAGGAACGGCAAAGGAAGCAAAATGCCAGAACATTGATTTAAAGGGAATTGATGAATATGTAACTTTTGTAAAGGAAAATAAAATCGATGTAACAGTTATTGGACCTGAGGCACCTTTAGTTGAAGGGATTGTTGATGAGTTTAAGAAGAACAATCTTAAGATATTTGGACCTTCAAAGACAGCTGCTAATCTTGAGGGAAGCAAAATTTACGCAAAGGAATTTATGAAAAGACACAATATAAGGACGGCTGAATATGAAATTTTTTATGAGGTTGAAAGGGCACTTGAGTATATTAAAAATGCAACATACCCTTGTGTTATTAAGGCTGATGGTCTTGCTCAGGGAAAGGGAGTTGTGATTTGTAATAGTTTTGAAGAGGCTAAGGATACTCTTGAAAAGTTTATGGTTGAGGATATTTTCAAGGGCTCTGGTAAAAGGATTGTGATTGAGGAGTTTTTAGAAGGTGTTGAGGCATCGATTTTATCAATTACTGATGGAAAGACAATCATTCCGTTTATCTCTGCAAAGGATCATAAGAGGATATTCGATAAAGATATGGGACCAAACACAGGCGGAATGGGTGTAGTAGCACCAAACCCATATGTGACAGAGGACATATTAGAGGATTTTAGAAAGAATATAATGATTCCAACAATAGACGGGATAAAGAAGGATGGATTGGATTACTGCGGAATAATATTCTTTGGGATAATGATAACTAAAAGGGGAGCATACCTTTTAGAGTATAACGTAAGGATGGGAGATCCAGAGACACAGGCAGTATTGCCTCTTATGAAAAGTGATTTTTTTGAGATTATTTTTAAGGCCATCGATGGTAAATTAGAAGATGTAGAGATAGAATGGGAAAAAGGCTTTGCCTGCAACATTGTTGCAGCGTCAAAGGGTTATCCGGGTGAAATAGAAAAGGGATTTGAAATTAGAATAGGAGATGTTGAAAACAAGGTATTTATCGCTGGCGCAAAGCTTGAAGGTGAAAACTTAATTACAACAGGAGGCAGAGTATTATCTGTAACTGCAATAGGTGAAACCCTAGAAAAAGCACGTGCAAAGGCATATGCTGATATGAAAAAGATTTATTTTGAAGGAATGCAGTTTAGAGGGGATATATAA
- a CDS encoding aspartate carbamoyltransferase regulatory subunit yields MLTVNSIKNGVVIDHIKAGLGIKIFKMLELDKIESAVCLLMNVSSEKLGKKDIIKIENVVDLDFRILGILDPNITINVIKDEVLVEKKKFELPERVENVLSCKNPRCVTSIEKYIDHVFYLVDKEKGEYRCMYCDEIYALSEV; encoded by the coding sequence ATGCTAACAGTAAATAGTATAAAAAATGGAGTTGTAATAGATCATATAAAGGCAGGGCTTGGAATTAAGATATTCAAAATGCTAGAACTAGACAAGATAGAAAGTGCAGTATGTCTTCTCATGAATGTATCAAGTGAAAAGCTTGGAAAGAAGGACATAATAAAGATAGAAAATGTAGTTGATTTAGACTTTAGAATACTTGGAATACTTGATCCCAATATAACTATAAATGTAATAAAGGACGAAGTGCTAGTAGAAAAGAAGAAATTTGAACTTCCAGAAAGGGTGGAAAATGTTTTAAGCTGTAAAAATCCAAGATGTGTTACATCAATCGAAAAGTATATAGACCACGTCTTCTACCTTGTAGATAAAGAAAAGGGAGAATATAGATGCATGTATTGCGATGAAATATATGCACTTTCGGAGGTTTGA
- the pyrB gene encoding aspartate carbamoyltransferase — translation MLKGRHLLDPMDFTTLEIDEVLELGGQISKNPEKFSNACQGKILATLFYEPSTRTRFSFEAAMLRLGGQVIGFSEPNSSSVAKGESIADTIRTIACYADIAVMRHPKEGAPRVAAQYSTIPVINAGDGGHQHPTQTLTDLLTIKSLKDNLSNLTIGLCGDLKFGRTVHSLIKAMSRYENNKFVLISPKELKVPDYIKKEVLQKNNIEFIEVERMEDVIERLDILYMTRVQRERFFNEEEYLRLKDSYILDKAKLKKAKEDMIVLHPLPRVNEIAVEVDEDKRAKYFEQAKYGMFVRMALIMKLLGVEVC, via the coding sequence ATGTTAAAAGGAAGACACCTTTTGGACCCAATGGATTTTACAACTCTTGAAATCGATGAAGTTTTAGAACTTGGAGGACAAATCTCAAAAAATCCGGAAAAGTTTTCAAATGCATGTCAGGGAAAAATTCTCGCAACTCTATTTTATGAGCCAAGCACAAGAACAAGATTCAGCTTTGAAGCTGCAATGCTAAGGCTTGGTGGGCAGGTAATAGGATTTTCAGAACCTAATTCATCATCTGTAGCAAAGGGAGAGAGCATAGCTGACACCATAAGAACAATAGCATGTTATGCAGATATTGCAGTTATGAGACATCCTAAGGAAGGTGCGCCAAGGGTAGCAGCTCAATATTCTACAATCCCGGTTATTAATGCAGGTGATGGAGGACACCAGCATCCAACTCAGACTTTAACTGATCTACTTACTATAAAATCCCTAAAGGACAATCTGTCAAATCTAACAATAGGTCTTTGTGGAGACTTGAAATTTGGAAGAACTGTCCATTCGCTTATTAAGGCCATGTCAAGGTATGAAAACAATAAATTCGTTCTAATTTCCCCAAAGGAATTGAAGGTTCCAGATTATATTAAAAAGGAAGTTTTGCAAAAGAATAATATTGAGTTTATAGAAGTAGAAAGGATGGAGGATGTAATAGAAAGATTAGATATTCTATACATGACTCGTGTCCAAAGAGAAAGATTCTTCAATGAAGAGGAATATTTAAGATTAAAGGATAGCTATATACTTGATAAGGCAAAGCTTAAGAAGGCAAAGGAAGATATGATAGTTCTACATCCACTGCCAAGGGTTAATGAAATAGCAGTAGAGGTTGATGAAGATAAAAGAGCAAAATACTTCGAACAGGCAAAATACGGAATGTTCGTAAGAATGGCACTTATAATGAAACTTTTGGGGGTGGAAGTATGCTAA
- the purN gene encoding phosphoribosylglycinamide formyltransferase has product MHKIAVLVSGNGSNLQAIIDAVEDGRLDCSIEYVIADRKCYAIERAKKHGIKTFVLDRTGFKEELSQRILEIIGDDLDLIVLVGFLSILDGEILNVYKGKIINIHPSLLPKFSGKGMYGIKVHEAVLKAKEEETGCTVHFVTGEVDAGKVILRERVPIYDGDTPEKLANRVLIVEHRIIVDAINKVLEG; this is encoded by the coding sequence TTGCATAAAATAGCAGTGCTTGTATCTGGAAATGGATCTAACCTTCAGGCAATAATAGATGCAGTTGAGGATGGAAGATTAGATTGCAGTATTGAGTATGTGATAGCTGATAGAAAATGTTATGCAATTGAAAGAGCTAAAAAACATGGAATAAAAACATTTGTCTTGGATAGAACGGGATTTAAAGAAGAATTAAGCCAGAGGATTTTGGAAATAATAGGGGACGATTTAGACCTTATTGTTCTTGTTGGATTTTTATCTATTTTAGATGGTGAGATTTTAAATGTATATAAGGGCAAAATAATAAACATACATCCATCACTGCTTCCTAAGTTTTCAGGAAAGGGTATGTATGGAATAAAGGTTCATGAGGCAGTTTTGAAGGCAAAAGAAGAGGAGACGGGATGCACGGTTCATTTTGTTACTGGTGAGGTAGATGCAGGAAAAGTAATCCTAAGAGAGAGGGTTCCAATATATGATGGAGATACACCGGAAAAGCTTGCTAATAGGGTTTTAATTGTGGAACACAGGATTATAGTTGACGCCATAAATAAGGTTTTGGAGGGATAA
- the purF gene encoding amidophosphoribosyltransferase yields the protein MLNGVDKFKEECGVFGIYVNEEKTIASSVYYGLFALQHRGQESAGIALTTGSDFIVSKDVGLVSDVFDEDFLNIKGIAAIGHVRYSTTGGSRAENAQPLFSKYKLGNIAIAHNGNLVNADIVRELLEDAGVIFQTTIDTEVVLNLIARAARKGIERAVFDAMQAVKGSYSILILTDDKLIAVRDPHGIRPLCLGKIDGGYVLSSESCAFDAIGAEFVRDVEPGEIIIIDKEGIKSFKLVEKTKLETCAFEYIYFARPDSFMDGISVYESRLRAGEELFKESSVDADVVIGVPDSGTFAAVGFSNASKIPYSIGFIKNKYIGRTFIEPKSQLRERAVSIKLNPLKTNVEGKRVVLIDDSIVRGTTMRRLIDILRKSGAKEVHVRIASPKVAYPCYFGIDTPYRSQLIGAVKSVEEIGREIGADSLAFLSIEGLLKALNKESFCLGCFSGTYPVSAPLEIDKFQFERNE from the coding sequence ATGCTTAATGGAGTAGATAAATTTAAAGAGGAATGTGGAGTTTTCGGTATATATGTGAATGAAGAAAAAACTATAGCATCTTCTGTTTACTATGGATTATTTGCGCTTCAGCACAGGGGTCAGGAGAGTGCGGGAATAGCCTTAACTACAGGAAGCGATTTTATAGTTTCTAAGGATGTAGGGCTTGTTTCTGATGTGTTTGATGAGGATTTTTTAAACATAAAGGGAATTGCAGCAATAGGACATGTAAGGTATTCAACAACAGGGGGGTCTAGGGCGGAAAATGCACAGCCTCTTTTTAGTAAATATAAGCTTGGGAATATTGCAATAGCTCATAACGGAAACCTTGTGAATGCTGATATAGTAAGGGAACTTTTAGAGGATGCAGGGGTTATTTTCCAAACCACAATAGATACAGAGGTTGTTTTAAACCTTATTGCAAGGGCGGCAAGAAAGGGCATTGAAAGGGCTGTTTTTGACGCAATGCAGGCTGTGAAGGGTTCCTACTCTATTTTAATCCTTACAGATGATAAATTGATTGCAGTAAGAGACCCACATGGTATAAGACCTCTTTGTCTTGGAAAAATAGATGGAGGATATGTTTTATCTTCCGAGAGCTGTGCTTTTGATGCAATTGGTGCAGAATTTGTAAGAGATGTTGAACCAGGTGAGATTATTATAATCGATAAAGAAGGAATTAAGAGTTTTAAACTTGTTGAAAAGACAAAGCTTGAAACATGTGCCTTTGAATACATCTATTTTGCAAGGCCAGACAGCTTTATGGACGGAATAAGCGTGTATGAGTCAAGATTAAGAGCTGGGGAAGAACTTTTTAAGGAGTCTTCAGTTGATGCTGATGTTGTAATTGGCGTTCCTGATTCGGGGACATTTGCAGCAGTTGGTTTTTCAAATGCATCAAAGATACCATATAGTATCGGTTTTATAAAAAATAAATATATTGGAAGAACCTTCATAGAACCTAAAAGCCAGCTTAGGGAAAGGGCAGTTTCAATAAAGCTCAATCCACTTAAGACCAATGTTGAAGGGAAAAGGGTTGTTCTTATCGATGATTCTATAGTAAGAGGAACTACTATGAGAAGGCTTATTGATATACTAAGAAAATCTGGTGCAAAGGAAGTTCATGTCAGAATTGCATCGCCAAAAGTTGCATATCCATGCTATTTTGGTATAGATACACCTTATAGGAGTCAGCTGATTGGGGCTGTAAAAAGCGTTGAGGAGATTGGAAGGGAAATAGGCGCAGATTCTCTTGCGTTCTTGAGTATAGAAGGCTTACTAAAGGCTTTAAATAAGGAAAGTTTTTGTCTTGGATGCTTTAGCGGGACATATCCTGTTTCGGCACCACTTGAAATAGACAAATTCCAGTTTGAAAGGAATGAGTGA
- the purM gene encoding phosphoribosylformylglycinamidine cyclo-ligase, producing MKYRDAGVNIEEGYKTVSLIKDKASKTHDERVLNGIGSFAALYDIAGYKNPVLVSGTDGVGTKLEIAFKMQKYDTVGIDCVAMCVNDILCHGAKPLFFLDYLACGKLDSLVASEIVSGVALGCQIAGCSLVGGETAEMPGFYKEGDYDIAGFAVGIVERDKIIDGSRIEEGDILVGIESSGPHSNGYSLIRRLIRNYDVEFEERKIGEVLLTPTTIYVPYVLPLLEKYEIKGMSHITGGGFYENIPRMFKSDLTAVIDKDSFTVPSIFKFIMELGVEEKEMFNTFNMGIGFVLCVKKDEAKDIVDDLEKMGKRAYIIGHVERGGDGVCIK from the coding sequence ATGAAGTATAGGGACGCTGGAGTTAACATTGAAGAGGGCTATAAAACAGTCAGCCTTATAAAGGATAAGGCAAGTAAGACTCATGATGAAAGGGTCTTAAATGGAATTGGAAGCTTTGCAGCTCTTTACGATATAGCAGGATATAAAAATCCTGTTCTTGTTTCAGGAACTGATGGGGTTGGAACAAAGCTTGAGATAGCATTTAAAATGCAGAAATATGATACTGTTGGTATAGATTGTGTTGCAATGTGTGTTAATGATATACTCTGCCATGGAGCAAAGCCACTATTTTTCCTTGATTATCTTGCATGTGGTAAACTGGATTCTTTAGTTGCCTCTGAAATCGTCTCAGGAGTAGCTTTAGGGTGTCAGATTGCGGGTTGCAGCTTAGTAGGCGGTGAGACTGCTGAGATGCCAGGCTTTTATAAGGAAGGAGATTATGATATAGCAGGATTTGCTGTTGGAATTGTTGAAAGGGATAAGATAATAGATGGAAGCAGGATTGAAGAAGGAGATATTTTAGTTGGGATTGAATCATCAGGTCCTCATAGCAACGGATATTCACTGATTAGAAGGCTTATAAGAAATTATGATGTAGAATTTGAGGAAAGAAAAATAGGAGAGGTTTTATTAACTCCAACTACAATATATGTTCCATATGTTCTTCCACTTCTTGAAAAATACGAAATAAAGGGAATGTCACATATAACCGGTGGAGGTTTTTATGAGAATATTCCAAGAATGTTTAAGAGCGATTTAACTGCGGTAATAGATAAGGATAGTTTCACGGTTCCTTCAATATTTAAATTCATTATGGAGCTTGGAGTAGAAGAGAAAGAGATGTTTAATACATTCAACATGGGAATTGGTTTTGTGCTATGCGTTAAAAAAGATGAAGCAAAAGACATCGTAGATGATTTAGAAAAGATGGGTAAAAGAGCCTATATAATCGGCCATGTTGAAAGAGGTGGTGATGGAGTTTGCATAAAATAG
- a CDS encoding dihydroorotase, translated as MELLIKNVNIVDSSDVFCGDVYIKNGKIEEIGNLNRDCEILDGEGLSLLPSFVDLHAHFREPGYEYKEDLLSGSMAAVKGGYTAVNLMANTNPPCSNMGIVDYVLDRAKRIDLVDIHQTVTVTKDLLGKDIEHLNTLDERVRFISDDGKGILSNNIMLHAMLLAKKKGLTVISHAEDEEISKIDTRLSENIMTKRDIELAKFTGANLHIAHVSTKEAIEEIAVEKDKGYKITCEVAPHHLFGTSNLNYRVNPPLREKDDIESLIRAIKKGYVDAIATDHAPHTQEDKLKGAPGISGIETAFSICFTKLVAEGHITLNKLIKLMSENPAKMMLLNKGKIKEGYDGDVVLVDLKHKYKIDSSSFVSKGKNNPFDGQEVFGKVIYTIRKGRIVFKG; from the coding sequence ATGGAACTTCTAATAAAAAATGTTAATATTGTGGACAGCTCCGATGTCTTCTGTGGAGATGTTTATATAAAGAATGGAAAAATTGAAGAAATAGGAAATCTAAATAGAGATTGTGAAATACTAGATGGAGAAGGATTGTCCCTTCTCCCTTCCTTTGTAGATTTGCATGCTCATTTCAGGGAACCCGGCTACGAATACAAAGAGGATTTGCTGTCTGGTTCAATGGCAGCAGTAAAGGGAGGGTATACAGCGGTAAACTTAATGGCAAATACAAACCCGCCATGTTCAAATATGGGTATAGTTGACTATGTTCTTGATAGAGCAAAAAGGATTGATCTTGTTGATATTCATCAGACTGTTACAGTGACTAAGGATTTATTAGGAAAGGATATAGAACACTTAAATACTCTAGATGAAAGAGTAAGGTTTATATCAGATGATGGCAAGGGGATACTTAGTAATAATATAATGCTTCATGCAATGCTTCTTGCAAAGAAAAAGGGATTAACAGTTATATCCCATGCAGAGGATGAGGAAATTTCTAAGATTGATACAAGGCTTTCTGAAAATATAATGACTAAAAGGGACATTGAACTTGCCAAATTTACAGGGGCTAATCTTCATATAGCCCATGTGAGCACAAAGGAGGCAATTGAAGAAATAGCTGTAGAGAAGGATAAGGGATATAAAATAACATGTGAGGTGGCTCCTCATCATTTATTCGGAACAAGTAATCTGAATTACAGAGTGAATCCACCCTTAAGAGAAAAAGATGATATTGAAAGCCTAATAAGGGCAATTAAAAAAGGCTATGTTGATGCAATAGCAACTGATCATGCACCACATACTCAAGAGGATAAATTAAAGGGTGCGCCTGGCATATCTGGTATAGAGACAGCTTTTTCAATCTGCTTTACAAAACTTGTTGCAGAGGGGCATATAACTTTAAATAAACTTATAAAACTCATGTCGGAAAATCCAGCTAAAATGATGCTATTAAATAAAGGAAAAATTAAAGAAGGATACGATGGAGATGTTGTTTTGGTAGACCTTAAACACAAGTATAAAATTGACTCATCAAGCTTTGTGTCAAAGGGAAAGAATAATCCTTTTGATGGGCAAGAGGTTTTTGGAAAAGTCATATATACAATAAGAAAGGGCAGAATAGTTTTTAAGGGGTGA
- the purL gene encoding phosphoribosylformylglycinamidine synthase subunit PurL: MLTYKDVGLNKEEYDLIVEKLGRVPNDLEISMLGVMWSEHCSYKNSRALLKLFNTKSQRVLQGPGENAGVVDIGDGYAIAMKIESHNHPSAIEPYQGAATGVGGILRDVFTMGARPIANLNSIRFGEIDSDKTKHLLKGVVKGIGDYGNSVGIPTVGGETVFNSCYDDNPLVNAMSVGLLKKEELKKGAAKGIGNPVMLVGHTTGRDGMGGASFASCDLTQESEEKRSAVQVGDPFMEKLLLEACLELIKEGCVVGIQDLGAAGLTSASCETAFRGGSGIKIDVTNVITREKGMNPIEIMISESQERMLAIVEKGKENKVFEIFSKWGLHASIIGEVTDDGFVSIFEGEKLVGQLPAYLLADGAPANLRPFKRPKYMDKLNRFDTSTLKKQENLKEALLKMLKSPNIASKSWVYRQYDHQVRNSTVVKPGGDAGLVLIDGKKAIALTTDCNARYCYLNPYEGAKISVLEAARNIASTGATPIAITDCLNFASPENEEIYYQFRNSILGINEASRILNTPVISGNVSFYNQSEKTAIYPTPVIGMLGLLEDANKHTTIHFKEEGDAIILVGETKDEIGGSEYLKVVYGVEAGRVPEAHTEIEKNTIEGVIKCIDKGLVKSCHDISDGGFIVALLECCFKNSLGAKINIETELEDDRFLFSESQGRFIISCQEKNVDEIILNFKKLGIMAKKIGKVEKDIVSVSFNGKESLNVAVTEAKNEWESGLICLME; this comes from the coding sequence ATGCTAACATATAAGGATGTTGGTTTAAATAAAGAGGAATATGATTTAATCGTAGAAAAACTAGGCAGGGTTCCAAACGATTTAGAGATTTCAATGCTTGGTGTAATGTGGTCGGAACACTGCAGTTATAAAAACTCCAGGGCTCTTTTAAAACTTTTTAATACTAAGAGCCAAAGAGTTTTACAAGGGCCTGGTGAAAATGCAGGGGTTGTAGACATAGGAGATGGCTATGCTATTGCCATGAAGATAGAGAGCCACAATCATCCGTCTGCTATTGAACCATATCAGGGAGCAGCAACAGGCGTTGGTGGAATTTTAAGAGATGTGTTTACAATGGGTGCAAGGCCTATTGCAAATTTAAATTCGATTAGATTTGGAGAAATTGATTCAGATAAAACAAAACACCTTTTAAAGGGAGTTGTAAAGGGAATCGGTGATTATGGCAACTCAGTTGGAATTCCAACCGTTGGTGGAGAGACGGTTTTCAACTCCTGCTATGATGACAATCCTCTTGTAAATGCCATGAGCGTTGGACTTTTAAAGAAGGAAGAATTGAAAAAGGGGGCGGCAAAGGGCATAGGTAATCCTGTTATGCTTGTTGGACACACAACAGGCCGTGATGGAATGGGGGGTGCAAGCTTTGCATCATGTGATTTAACACAGGAATCGGAGGAAAAACGTTCTGCAGTTCAAGTTGGAGACCCATTTATGGAAAAGCTTCTTCTAGAGGCTTGTCTTGAACTTATAAAGGAAGGCTGTGTTGTTGGAATCCAGGACCTTGGAGCTGCAGGGTTAACTTCTGCAAGCTGTGAAACAGCCTTCAGAGGTGGAAGCGGAATAAAAATTGATGTTACTAATGTTATAACAAGAGAAAAGGGAATGAACCCTATTGAAATAATGATTTCTGAATCACAGGAGAGAATGCTTGCAATAGTTGAAAAGGGAAAGGAAAACAAGGTTTTTGAAATTTTCAGCAAGTGGGGACTTCATGCTTCAATAATTGGTGAGGTTACTGATGACGGATTTGTTTCCATCTTCGAGGGTGAAAAATTAGTAGGGCAATTGCCTGCATATCTTCTTGCTGATGGAGCACCTGCTAATTTAAGACCTTTTAAAAGACCAAAATATATGGATAAATTAAACAGATTTGACACTTCAACTCTTAAAAAACAAGAGAATTTGAAAGAGGCTTTATTAAAAATGTTAAAATCGCCTAATATTGCATCTAAAAGCTGGGTTTACAGACAATACGACCATCAGGTAAGAAACTCAACAGTTGTAAAACCTGGAGGGGATGCTGGACTTGTCTTAATCGATGGAAAGAAGGCAATCGCACTTACTACAGATTGCAATGCAAGATACTGCTATTTAAATCCATACGAAGGTGCTAAGATTTCTGTTTTAGAAGCTGCAAGAAATATAGCATCAACCGGTGCAACTCCGATTGCAATAACAGATTGTCTGAACTTTGCAAGCCCTGAAAATGAAGAAATTTATTACCAATTCAGAAATAGCATATTGGGAATAAACGAGGCATCAAGGATATTAAATACTCCTGTTATAAGCGGAAATGTGAGCTTTTATAATCAGTCAGAAAAGACGGCAATCTACCCAACCCCGGTTATAGGAATGCTTGGACTTTTAGAGGATGCTAATAAGCACACAACAATACACTTTAAAGAAGAGGGGGATGCAATCATACTTGTTGGCGAAACAAAGGATGAGATAGGCGGTAGTGAATATTTAAAGGTTGTTTATGGAGTTGAAGCTGGCAGGGTTCCTGAAGCTCATACTGAAATTGAGAAAAACACAATTGAAGGTGTAATAAAGTGTATAGATAAAGGGCTTGTTAAGAGCTGTCACGATATTTCAGATGGAGGATTTATAGTAGCCCTTTTAGAGTGCTGCTTTAAGAATTCACTTGGAGCAAAGATAAATATAGAAACTGAACTTGAGGATGACAGATTCCTGTTCTCAGAGAGCCAGGGAAGATTTATCATATCCTGCCAAGAAAAAAATGTTGATGAAATAATATTAAACTTTAAAAAGCTTGGAATAATGGCAAAGAAGATAGGAAAAGTTGAAAAGGACATTGTTAGCGTTAGTTTTAACGGAAAAGAGAGCTTAAATGTTGCAGTTACAGAGGCAAAGAATGAATGGGAGAGTGGCCTTATATGCTTAATGGAGTAG
- the purH gene encoding bifunctional phosphoribosylaminoimidazolecarboxamide formyltransferase/IMP cyclohydrolase, with protein MRALVSTFYKDGIDEFCKFLSDRGVEIISTGGTYKFLLEKGIPVVEVKEITGFDEILDGRVKTLHPNIHGGILAIRDNEEHMNTIKERGIGTIDFVVVNLYPFFEKVQEDLSFEEKIEFIDIGGPSMLRAAAKNFRDVVVLCDYNDYEIVMKEIDEKGNVSFETRKYLAGKVFNLTSSYDAAISNFLLDNPYPEYLSLSYKKEAELRYGENPHQTAAFYVKAFGEGAMKDFEKLSGKELSYNNIKDMDVAWKVVCEFDETACCAVKHNTPCGVAIGENTYDAFLKTFECDPVSIFGGIVAFNKRVDKDTAQKMAEIFLEVIIAPEYDEDALNVLFQKKNLRVIKANVKPVDKYEIISVDGGILIQSVDDKLIDDLNVVTEKEPSREEIDEMLFGMKVVKYVKSNAIVVVKDKKAVGIASGQVNRIWAACQALERGKGAAVLVSDAFFPFSDVVEEAAKNNIKAIMQPGGSLKDKDSIEACNKHGISMVFTGVRHFKH; from the coding sequence ATGAGAGCGCTTGTTAGCACATTTTACAAGGATGGAATAGATGAGTTTTGTAAGTTTTTAAGTGACAGAGGAGTAGAAATAATTTCAACTGGAGGGACGTATAAATTTCTTTTAGAAAAGGGTATCCCTGTTGTTGAGGTTAAGGAGATTACAGGATTTGATGAAATTTTAGATGGAAGAGTTAAAACACTTCACCCTAATATTCATGGGGGTATTCTTGCCATTAGAGATAATGAAGAACATATGAATACTATTAAGGAAAGAGGAATAGGAACTATTGATTTTGTTGTGGTAAACCTTTATCCCTTCTTTGAAAAGGTTCAGGAGGATTTATCCTTTGAAGAAAAGATAGAGTTTATAGATATAGGCGGGCCATCAATGTTAAGGGCAGCAGCTAAGAATTTCAGAGATGTAGTTGTTCTGTGCGACTATAATGATTATGAGATAGTTATGAAGGAGATTGATGAAAAGGGTAATGTTTCTTTTGAGACAAGAAAATATCTTGCAGGAAAGGTCTTTAACTTAACATCTTCATATGATGCTGCGATTTCAAATTTCTTATTAGATAATCCATATCCTGAATATTTATCCCTTTCATATAAGAAGGAAGCTGAATTAAGATATGGCGAAAACCCACATCAGACTGCTGCATTCTATGTTAAAGCTTTTGGTGAGGGTGCCATGAAGGATTTTGAAAAATTAAGCGGTAAGGAGCTATCATATAACAACATAAAGGATATGGATGTTGCATGGAAGGTTGTATGCGAATTTGATGAAACTGCATGCTGTGCAGTTAAACATAATACACCATGCGGAGTTGCAATAGGTGAAAATACATATGATGCCTTCCTGAAAACATTTGAATGTGACCCAGTATCTATTTTTGGCGGAATTGTTGCCTTTAATAAAAGGGTGGATAAGGATACTGCCCAAAAGATGGCTGAAATTTTCCTTGAGGTTATAATTGCTCCTGAATACGACGAGGATGCTCTAAATGTTTTATTCCAGAAGAAGAACTTAAGGGTTATAAAGGCAAATGTTAAACCTGTTGATAAGTATGAGATTATAAGCGTTGATGGAGGAATACTAATCCAGAGCGTTGACGATAAACTGATTGATGATTTGAATGTTGTAACCGAGAAGGAACCTTCCAGGGAAGAAATTGATGAGATGCTCTTTGGCATGAAGGTTGTAAAGTATGTTAAATCCAATGCAATAGTTGTTGTAAAGGACAAAAAGGCAGTAGGTATTGCTTCAGGTCAGGTAAATAGAATATGGGCTGCATGTCAGGCTCTTGAAAGAGGAAAAGGGGCAGCTGTTTTAGTTTCAGACGCCTTCTTTCCATTCAGCGATGTTGTAGAGGAAGCGGCAAAGAACAACATTAAGGCAATTATGCAGCCGGGAGGGTCTTTAAAGGATAAGGATTCAATTGAGGCATGTAATAAACATGGAATTTCGATGGTGTTTACAGGGGTAAGGCATTTTAAGCATTAA